TGCACAGATGCTGTCCACATGTGTGCATTCTCTGTATGTTAGACCATTTCCTAAGCATTATTGGAACCTGGAGTTACAACACTGTTTCACTagtggtttgctttttaaagctaCTGAAGATCCACTTGGCTTGGCTTGATCTAGACTTAAGAGCACCAACACATCTTCCAATGAATCCTGCATTGCAATGTATGTACTGTTTAGTGCAAAGCAACATAAATGTCCTTAGAGAGAAGTTGTTCGCCACAGAGCTGCTACATGCATTACAGTGCTGGAAGATGCTGTGACAACTTTTCTGCAGTGATGACAGCTTCAGTGCACTGTGTCAGCATCAGGACCTGGAAGGCAGCAATCACTGATGCATGCTCCCATTGAAACTAACTGCTTTTCCACAGAATGATCTATTTGGACTTGCAGACATGAAAACCAGCACATGCTTTCTCCACAACTTGCTCCCTTCTTTAGAGGCGGTCAGCCCAATAGGCACCAGGGCTTTGAGTGGCAGCGTTGCTCACTTAGCATCCTGATAACCGGGGAAGATGTCCCTCTCTGTTTAAAGTACTGTTCCTCTTATTGTTTGCAGTTTGTTACAAGtctaaattctcttttctgGCCTTCCAGGTCCCGTTGTAACACACGACATTACCAGCTATCACACAATGTTTCTTTTGGCAATTTTAGGAGGGATGGCTCTCATACTTCTAGTCTTGCTGTGTCTCCTTTTGTATTATTGCAGGTAAGATTCACCACCCTGGTTACTTAGGTCATGTTGGAAGTGTAAACTTTTTTGTGCTCATGAAATTGAAAGCTGTTGCATTGAAACTTTTGTACTTggaatgaaagaagaagaaagcaagtacttgaaaatgaaagaaatagatCAATTTCATGTGCTCCTGGTAGCATATGCAGCATATATAGTCCCTGCCTTTGGTAGAATGGTAGCTGAATGAAGCACACACACCTGTGTTTTCTAAAACCTTCTATCAAACATAGGCGTTGGTCCAAGATCTGTGTAATTCTATCTGTTCTGCACTTGCCAGTGACCTTTTTTAATCACTcctatattaaaatgaatgttaagCTTATATCAGCAAGTGTATATTAATGTGTGATTTTGTATATGCCTCCTCCAGACATTTGCTCCAGTTTATAATTGGTGCTTGAGACATCTCCCAATTGACATAAgttattctttaattttatttttgctgctaaGATAAGCTTTTAATTGTTGGGTTATGTAATAAAAGCTCGATTCCCCTAACATTAATCACTGCTTAAAAATCTCCCATTGAGACAcacttgctgttcttgtttctgtgtACAACAGTCATAAATATGTAACTTCTTTTGTTACCGGCttttatagaagaaaatgtttaagacCACGTCAGCATCATAAGAAACTGCAGCTTTCCACAGCACTGGACACTTCTAAGAAGGATCAAGCAACTTCTATGTCCcatataaatttaatattttcacgCCGTGAGTCAGAATTTCCTGGTGGGCTGTCTGTTGCTAGCAATGGACACACTGAAAACTCAGGTGCAAAGGAATTAATGAGTGCTGTCCACATGGAGATGGTATCACCTAGTGGAGAAGCAGATATGCATACACCTATGCTCAAACACTCATTCAGTACTTCCCAGGAGTTTAGCTCCCGAGAGGAACTGCTCTCTGACAAGGAGAAGGACAAGAGCAGGATTTCCTTGGATGACCTGACTCCCAGCGGGTCTCTAAGAAAAGACTACCACAAATCAGCAgacagttttcctttaaaggcaagaaaatctacagaaacagcagaaggctACGAGTCCCCTGTCAAAGAGGAATACAGGAGAAGTTATAATGCTATGCTATCTCAGCCTTTATTTGataagcaagagagagaaattcaaGTATCTATGAACCATATTGCTACTGGAAGTAAATACAATATTCAGGAACAAATATACCCCACACCTTCAGCCCCTGAAAAAGAGCTGCTGGACTGCAGACCTACTGAATGTATGATGTCTCGTTCAGTCGATCACCTGGAAAGACCTACATCTTTCCCTCGACCAGGTCAGTTAATCTGCTGCAATTCTGTTGACCAAGTTAATGACAGTGTTTACAGAAAAGTTTTGCCTGCATTGGTGATCCCAGGTCACTACATGAAATTACCGGGAGAACACTCTTACGTTAGCCAGCCGCTGGTTGTCCCAGCCGACCAGCCAATTGATATAGAAAGACTTCAAGCTGAGCTTCCTAACCCCCACGCACGGCTTTTTCCACACCCCCCACAACAGCTACAACCCCAACAGTTAACAGCCCAAGCAATATCTCAGCAACATTTGCAAGATGCAGGTGCAACCGAGTGGAGTCAACAAAACGCTTCCATGTCTGAATCTATTTCCATTCCAGCCTCCCTTAATGATGCGTCCCTGGCTCAAATGAATAGCGAAGTACAGCTTCTTACGGAAAAGGCTTTGATGGAATTAGGAGGTGGAAAGCCATTGCCTCATCCTCGAGCTTGGTTTGTTTCTCTAGATGGACGTTCAAATGCTCACGTTAGACATTCGTACATTGATCTCCAAAGAGCTGGTAGGAATGGGAGTAACGATGCCAGTTTGGACTCTGGCGTTGACATGAATGAACCAAAATCTGCAcggaagggaagaggagatcATCTGTCTGCACCACAGAGTCACCCGCCAGTGCAAGAGCACCAGCAGAGAGAGCGGAAGGCTTCAGATAGCACAGCTTACACACAACTTGTGTATTTGGATGATATGGACCAAAGTGGCAGCGAGTGTGGAACAGCGGTCTGTAGCCCTGAGGACAATGCTCTACGATGCCTACTAGAAGGCACTGGTAAGAGGAGTGGTGTGCAgctgcccagcctgcaggaggAGACAAGAACTGTGGATACCAAACCAGAGCCATTAACTAGTCCTGAACATGGAACATCAGTTCaagatgaggaggaggatgaggaggatgaggaagacGACCAAGGGGAAGATAAGAAGAGTCCTTGGCAGAAACGAGAGGAAAGACCACTAATGACTTTCAATCTAAAGTGAGCTATTGTGAAAATCCACAATTCAGTGGAGTATAAAATTGCCAAATATTCTTTCTGTGGaagtgcttgatttttttttctttttctttttcttttttttttttggtggagagaaatgagaaaaacaaactgtggTGAGCAACATTTGAAAGAACTTAAATGCATTACTGTGtaaatgttagaaaaataattaaaatcattcCTCTGATTAAACGGCTGCCTCCAGTGAGATAGCTGAACAAAGAGTGTGATTGTTATTCCATATACTTGATATTGGTCATCCAGGATGTTGAAAATACTGACAAAttgttttggttggtttatGACCTCAATCTCCTTATGAATGGGAGCTGgtaaagcttttgttttgtaggCCATTTTTATGTTGATAATGCTACTGAAAGTATCTTAAAGACAAGAGTTTGACACATGGTGTCCAAAATTGTGCATTATCTCAATGAAAGGCTATGCATTGCTGCTTTTAGTAATATTTTGCTTATACTatgcttttcttaattttacaaGTTGGTTGTAAACATTTTATGTCCTTTATTATAAACTActcagcaatttattttaatgtaaaactgCAGGAAACTTGAGTAGCATCCCTTAGCATTGAAGCCTTTTTATGAAACCAAACTGAACTTTGTGTCGACTAAGATTCCTCCAATTCTGGTCCCATTTACTCAAAGTGCCTTTTTTACAGTAACAATGAACAGTCCCTTCTTTTGCTAACTCCTTTTAATTGACCCCATTTGGGATTTTATAAACTTCTGAACttctaccttttattttaagctgcATGCCAAGAGTCCCATTCTGTGCTGAGCATTTCTCATTTCAATACAGCATATTCTGTAGCTATCATGTATATTGTGGATTCTGTTTAGCCAGGGTAGACttagaagacattttaaaggGCCCAGAGTAGCCAAGAAGATAGTTTCATTGACTGTATATATTGTTAGTTTCCTCTGGAATCATATGAGCTAATCATGCTCATAAAATGAATTATAGACTGAGCAAATGGACTGAATGTGTCtagaaaaattttgaaaaaaaaatgtactatcCAAAAGTGCCAGAATtattcttctgtgctttctccATACAGAGCCGCTTGGTTATCCAAAAATtataattgaaaataaactgcaaaaaaaatctttgtggattttttttcctctattggTGGTCatcacattattttatattatttaatgagcaaaatactttggtttctcttctgctgtgcGTACTCACATTTATATCACTTGCTAACAATCAAACTTTCTTAAGCAGTTCTCATCAACTTAAGCGAATACGGAAATGTAGACCCCTTTTTAGAAAAGCATCCTCCCTGTCTTGGTAAATACTTAACTGTTTGCTTAAGTATCACTGAagactttcaaaatgaaatcctAGTATCACCGTACCCTTCTATGTCTGCTTTGTGCGGGACCAGTGCTCATTCTGAGACTTCTGTGAGTATCCACATTTACTGGATACTTCTGACTTTGTCATGAATTGGGttcaaagaagagaaagtaTGTGACTTCTGCTCATGTGAAGTCCTTCATAAATAT
The genomic region above belongs to Cygnus atratus isolate AKBS03 ecotype Queensland, Australia chromosome 2, CAtr_DNAZoo_HiC_assembly, whole genome shotgun sequence and contains:
- the FAM171A1 gene encoding protein FAM171A1 codes for the protein MSRSAALLLCLLGCNVWKAVTKTLGAPEAAQEVTLKVHVSDASTHQPVTEAFIEIFTNQISIASGTSGADGTAFLKFQYKLGNQLIVTASKHAYVPNSAPWKPVRLPVFSSLSLGLLPERSATLMVYDDVVQIVSGFQGARTQPQVHFQRRSVKLPENTSYSDLTAYLTAASSPWEVDSFPYLQGLDGNGTGNSTRYDLTPVTAVSVHLLNRDGTPIPVNGPIYVTVPLPTNSNLKHNAHVPAWRFDQKFGTWLKSSLGLVQQEGNQLTWTYIAPQLGYWVAAMSPTIPGPVVTHDITSYHTMFLLAILGGMALILLVLLCLLLYYCRRKCLRPRQHHKKLQLSTALDTSKKDQATSMSHINLIFSRRESEFPGGLSVASNGHTENSGAKELMSAVHMEMVSPSGEADMHTPMLKHSFSTSQEFSSREELLSDKEKDKSRISLDDLTPSGSLRKDYHKSADSFPLKARKSTETAEGYESPVKEEYRRSYNAMLSQPLFDKQEREIQVSMNHIATGSKYNIQEQIYPTPSAPEKELLDCRPTECMMSRSVDHLERPTSFPRPGQLICCNSVDQVNDSVYRKVLPALVIPGHYMKLPGEHSYVSQPLVVPADQPIDIERLQAELPNPHARLFPHPPQQLQPQQLTAQAISQQHLQDAGATEWSQQNASMSESISIPASLNDASLAQMNSEVQLLTEKALMELGGGKPLPHPRAWFVSLDGRSNAHVRHSYIDLQRAGRNGSNDASLDSGVDMNEPKSARKGRGDHLSAPQSHPPVQEHQQRERKASDSTAYTQLVYLDDMDQSGSECGTAVCSPEDNALRCLLEGTGKRSGVQLPSLQEETRTVDTKPEPLTSPEHGTSVQDEEEDEEDEEDDQGEDKKSPWQKREERPLMTFNLK